One Lonchura striata isolate bLonStr1 unplaced genomic scaffold, bLonStr1.mat Scaffold_85, whole genome shotgun sequence genomic window carries:
- the LOC144248759 gene encoding olfactory receptor 14C36-like: protein MFFFLLNLALSDLGSILTTVPKAMHNSLWDTRNISYSGCAAQLFFFMFYISAELFLLTIMCYDRYVSICKPLHYGTLLGSRACAHMAAAAWASAFLYSLLHTANTFSLPLCHGNALGQFFCEIPQILKLSCAKSYLRELGLIAVSVGLGFGCFVFIVFSYVQIFRAVLRIPNEQGRHKAFSTCLPHLAVVSLFLSTAVFAHLKPPSISSPSLDLALSVLYSVVPPALNPLIYSLRNQELKAAVRKLMTGWFQEH, encoded by the coding sequence atgttcttcttcctgctcaacctggccctcagcgacctgggctccatcttaaccactgtccccaaagccatgcacaattccctctgggacaccagaaacatctcctactcaggatgtgctgcacagctctttttctttatgttctACATCTCAGCAGAGCttttcctcctgaccatcatgtgctacgaccgctacgtgtccatctgcaaacccctgcactacgggaccctcctgggcagcagagcttgtgcccacatggcagcagctgcctgggccagtgcctttctctattcactgctgcacacagccaatacattttccctgcccctgtgccatggcaatgccctgggccagttcttctgtgaaatcccccagatcctcaagctctcctgcgcCAAATCTtatctcagggaacttgggctcattGCAGTTAGtgtgggtttgggatttggttgttttgtgttcattgttttttcctatgtgcagatcttcagggctgtccTGAGGATCCCcaatgagcagggacggcacaaagccttttccacctgcctccctcacctggctgtggtctctctgttcctcagcactgcagtgtttgctcacctgaagcccccctccatctcctccccatccctggatctggccctgtcagttctgtactcagtggtgcctccagccctgaaccccctcatctacagcctgaggaaccaggagctcaaggctgcagtgcggaaactgatgactggatggtttcaggaacattaa